CTTAGAAGGTAATTTGGTACATCTACAATTGCAATTAGATAATCTAACAGTGCTCCTTTGGTAGGACAGTGACGCAATGAGGGAAAAAAGCTCTAGTCATGCTTATGAGGAAAATCAAGAGTTTCCTTGTCCTTGGTACAGCACAGGCACTTACGGCTGGTTCATAATCATACACGGCTAGTTATGTTGATTTCGTGTTAATAATGTAACATTAGAATTCACAAGCGTTTGTCACATTGGGGAAAAGTTATCTATCTTCAAGGGCATGCATTAAGATATGTGAATGAGGAGTTCAAGATCATGTTAAATCTTTAAAGAATATTGCTAggattcagtgttttaaaaactattttaccCCATAACAAGAGCTACGACAAACACAGCAAAGCGAAACACTGTTCTTAACGAAAAGCATGCCTTAACGACATGCCTTAAATGACATATTTAACTGCGTTAACAGACCACTTAAATACCCGGAATCGCAAACTGCAGTCGTGCGATGTTGTATTATCCATCCCACGAATTGCACCTGACGCTAGACTCACCTATCGGCACGAAAGGGTTTTCTTTCGTCTTCCTGATAAACTTGTCGTTAAATCCTTCTTCCTTGGACCTCGGCGGAGGCGTGAACCCCTCAATCACGGGGGGTCTGCTCAAATCAAACGCCCCTGTTCGGGTCGGGTCGCTTGACTGATCGTGTCCTGCAGGAGTTGAAGCCGCAGCCATGTTTGTAAGAGGAGACGCGCTTTGGGAAAGTGGGTGACCCAGTACCACGTGATGAAGGTTAAGGAGGCGGAGATATGATGGTCCGATCTGCGACTATCGGGCGAATATAGACAAACCCTCACCTTTAACCTAACCACCTTAGAAAAAAAGTGGTCACTTCGGGATATGGCCAAAACAAACCCTGTCAAAAGTGCGGAAGACGAATCGCGAGACCACCTGATTGCATGCAGTACAATAAGCAGGGGGGCACTGAATTCTACACGTGTATTTGTAAATTGCATTTTGATATTTTATAAGCAGCAGGTCACAagctacatgaaaaaaaaaaaaaaaatcaatacataaataaatggttacatataataataataataataataataataataataataataataataataataaaacatacagttGCGTATCACATTTGTCTTGGAGTATTTCTGTCTGACATTGTTTACAACCCCATTTTGTCTAAtgaaaaagcatttgtttttaacATGGTGCCTGAGCACACCCTGGCCTCGACCGAATATAAATTACAGAACCACCTTATTATAAacggctgctttcacagaccccgattttTTAGAATAGTCCAGTCTTGGACTACTTAATGTTGATTTAGGTAAGGTAGTGTCCACAGTTCGTCATAATCAGGTTCTGTGAACCAGCCAAAAGTATGGCAACGTTGAATTAATTCAGGTGGTTGATACTGTGAGAATTAAGTAACTTGTAGCATTCTATTCAGATAAAAAAGAGAACATGTGATGTGACATTATCATTTCATTGAGACTGAGACCACCGCTGTCAGAAACCTAACCCTTGATTTCTTCTTTCAGATCTCTTTCAGTTGGTTGTgaactatgtactgtatgtataaccACTTATCGTAAAACACGTGCTTTAAATACTGCTGTACCAATAAAACTACATCACTTAAAACAAGGTTGAGCAATCCTGAGAGAGGAAGTTTGTATTCTATGAAAAACATgatctacacatttttttttccgtCAGATTCCAACATTATACAAGTGGTACTTCTGCAAATCAGTAAACTCATCGCTGAAACCTTTCTGTTAGGGTCATTCGGAAAACTAAAGAAAACAGTGCTTGACATAATCACTAACTTCTCAACAAGGTAAGAAACTGCagacaacattattatttactataCTTCTACATTCAAGGTAACAATGATGATATGTGTATTTTCTTCTTCAAACTCTacaaagaaatgtttttgttatgtAAAATGCCTCTTTGAGTAGCAAGCGCTCCAGTATAGAGAACATTGCAAGTCCAGAAGGCAAGACCATAAGGACGTCTGGGCAGCTTTTCAAAAGGAGATCTATTTTCATTAAGGGCTGTGAGAGAAATGTTCCATCTGTGATCAGGGTTAATCTTCATGATACttaataatgtatgtaaaaaataatgtgatctcttgtaacaattgtaagtcgccctggataagggcgtctgctaagaaagaaagaaagaaagaaagaaagaaataataataataataataataataataataataataataataataataataataataataataataataggacatTAAACTTGAACAAAGCTGAATATTAAGAAAACATGATATGAGCTAGCATAGTCACATGACTCCAGATGTCGCATTATCATATCTTTATTGTGAAATATTGTGATACAGACAATATGTCTGCATACGTCTACATAGAATGACAATGACATGCTGGAAGAATCTTCTGACTGAAGGCAAAATGTTTGTGTAACATTTCTCTGAAAGTCGTCTCTGAGGAGTATTATCGTATCACGGTTGGCATGTATTTATTGGTCACAATCTTGTGGCAACATATCCTATTTAACACAACTTCCTTTTTTGCAGTCATAAAGTCTGAAACCCACTTGGCGATGACAACAGTAATACCGGGAATGAGTTTTGAAACTAGGAGTGATCAGCTCATGAGTTCCTCCCTGGGAATTACCCTGCGTGATTCAGGAAATGCCTCCACCAATTCCAGTGGTCACGAGGGAGCCTATGAATGCAGGGTCAGTTTTCAGTCCACCCTCCTCCCCGTGGTCTACAGCCTGCTCTTTGTCTTGAGCCTGCTTGGAAACTTCACGGCGCTGACGTCCCTTTTGAAAAACTGGAGGTGCTCCTCCCAAGCCACAGCTTTCACCCTCAACCTGATCATCATCGACGTTCTGTTCACCTTATCTCTGCCACTGCAAATCTATTACTATGCCAACGGCAACAACTGGATTTTCGGGGAGTTTATGTGCAAGACAACCAGTTCCCTCTTCTTTGCCAATATATACGGCTGCACCATGTTCCTGACCTGCATCTGCATGGATCGCTACATCGCTGTGATGCATCCCATCAAGTACCTGAAGCTGCAGAGGCCAGTGTACCGTGCTCTAGTCTCCTTTGTCATTTGGCTAGTTATTGCAATTGTGGTTTTAACGTACGCTTTCTCAGGTCGCACGGCCAACAGGTTTGCAGATGGCAAAATCAGCTGCATGGAAAACTTCGGGAAAAAGTCCTGGAGTGGCTGGTTGGCCCCTATTGCCATATCTTCCTCGATCGCTGGGTTTTTTCTACCTTTCTTTTCCATAGTTACCTGCTACTCTCTGATCGCCAGGCGTATCATGGGCATGACTCAGGGGAAGCAAAGAGGTCAGCATGTAAAGAAGAAGTCACTGAGAACTATCCTTGTGGTGCTTGGAGTGCTGATCATCAGCTTCCTTCCCTTTCACGTAGTGCAGATCTTGCACACGCTGGCACGCATCCAGGTGCTCCCAAGCCTATCCCTGCTCCCTTTCACCTGTGGGGCGAGAACAGTGGTGATGGGGCTAGCCTGTCTGAACAGCAGCCTCGACCCTGTGGTGTATTACTTCAGTGCAGAGAACTTCCAGCTCCTGCCATTCTGTCACAGAAAGGACTCCAGCAGGTCTTCTGAAAGCACCTCCAACAACAAACTGTGAGCACGCCGCTCTGTTCTCTTCTCAGTCTTGAACTTGATGTCGTTTTGCAGCGCTGCAGTGATTGTGAATGGATCGTCTCCCGTAAGAAGTCTTGGGGCATTCTGCTGTTCAAGCGATCATGATGCTCTCTCGATTGGTTTTGCCACCTTGCTGGAATTGTGTGCCCCACTTTGGAGTCAGCAGCTTCATGAAGTTTAGATGAAatgttaagaaaataataatgtgagCTAAAGCATTAAACATATGTGTTTGCCTTTTGCGTCTTGCTGCgtgctatttttttgttttgtatgtttgtaaTCCTGTATTATATGACAGGGTCTGAGTATCACATTGTGTAAAcgaacaatcaaacaaacaaacacaatgacAATGTCTCCCTTCTATTTCTTTTTCGTTCTGCTAGCTCTGCAATTGAATGCACTTTCAACACCGTTTGCAGTCCATCTCCAGAGCTCGGCAGTGTAAAGTGCATGACACATTTACAGTGGGAATCTTTCATAAGTATGTCCATGGAGTAGGTTAGCACTTCTGCACTGCCAGTATAATAGAGGAAGGTGAGATATTTCTTCTAGAGTCAAAGGAATCTCAAATCCATGCAACTCATTGAAGACCTGTGTATCCTATGGAAACAGTAGATTTGTGTTCTGTCTCAATGGAAATGCAGGATTTCTTTTCAGTCTCCCGGGGATATTAAATGGGAATTTGCATGTAGGTGTTGGGTGGATATGTGAGTGTTTGTCGTTCTGCTGAGATCAGTGTGAATGTGGGATTGAGAATTCAgtgaaaataataaagaaacccTTTGGAAATGAATATGTCCAGCTGCTTGCTTTAGGTTTAAGAGTAACTTTTACAGCCTCACCGGTACAAGAATGGCTCTGACCCCCATACTCCAGTCTGATTTAACTTCACAGGATAACTGTCCAGTGCCGCTGGGCTCTGCATTGCTTTTAAGATGTGCTCAGTGGTTATATTATATGTGACTCCTGATATGAGTCAGCGGGTGTGGGGACACTGGAAttgaatttaaacaaaaacaagccaAAACAGATCCCCCTTAAGGACTGCTAACAGTGTCTGTGCTGAAACGAGTTTCCAACTTCTAGTTCTGCTTGTTAAGAAATGCGTTTCTCGGGCTGTAGCAGTGTCTGTGGGTTGCTCTGCTGCTTGTTGGTGTGTGTGGAGAGGTGAACCATGGGGCTGCCCTGTGCTGTGGCTGTAGCCCTGGCCATGGTTTTGACCGCCACTCCGTCCTGAGGAGCTCCAGACTCCTCCTCTATGTGAATCTGTGCTGGGTTAATCCCAGTGTGTGCCAATGTGAAAGCATTGTGAGCATTTCACTGCAGTGCTGCAGAGAATGAGTGTGATATGTGCATTctcgtgctctctctctcttatgCACACAACACCTGGACTTTTTAAATAAGTGAAAAGCAAGACAGAAACCCTGCAACCGAGTCAAGTCAGAAACAAAGAGATTTATGACCAGCTATTTTCAAACTTATGGCTCATTtaatgatattgtgtgtgtgtgtgcgcgcgcgcgcggGGGTGTGGTTCTCCTGATTACTTTCAACACACAAAACTTTTTCTTCGATACTCTGGTGCCATCTGCTGTCAGACACACATATTGCAGCTGTTGACagcatttcatgttttattttttttatttgaaccgATCTACAGGTTCTCAAACAGCATAACCAATGGACAGGCAGTGCCTTATTCTCCGAGCTACTGTTCAGAACCGAATTCAATCCTAGCCCCGGTATTCCGGTATTTATTCTAACCACCTTATTTGCAATCTGATTCACACAATCAGAATGTCACATTTCAGCTTGCCTTTGCCATTATTTCTACGCGAAATCTTCCTTTTTTGCAGCATTAACCATCAAAGCAGGATTGAGTAATGAACGTAGCCTGGTGTACAAACAGAGCTCGATCAGACCTCCACTCTGCCACTCATTAGTTCATATCAGACCTTTCCTCGGCAGTGGAAAAGCTGACACCTGACCGAGACCCATTGTGTAGCCTCTGTATTGAAATCATCTCTGCCTTTCTAGTGGCAGCGTACCCTCAATGCAAGCTCATCTTTAACACATATAGCAGCAATTTCACCCAAGGTGTGAGCGCTCCCTTGTTGATTGTTTGTGTAACAGTTTCAGCACCTACCTGCAATAGCAAACAGCGGTGAGCCCTGCTGAATCAGTGTCACTACTGAAACTAAGAGAGTCATAACACCCAGGGGGTGACCGAGGTGCTAGGGCTGAAACTGCTGCCTCAGAATCGAACCTCTGTCCACCCATCTCTCTCTCGCACTGCCTAATTAACGCACCGCTGTAAGCACTCTTACCACCAGGGGGCACTCCTCAGCGATTATTAATCAGATTTATGAATTCCATAAGGGGTAGTTTCCATCTGTTTCTGCTTAGACCGAGGAATTCAATATCCCTGCAGGAAACATATTTCTTGCCTCTTACATGCTTAACGCGAtctcaaaccattttttttattattatggatGTCACAGTTTTTTTAATAGGAGTGTACAGCTGTGCTAGAATCTCCAGCAATGAAAACCCCAAGTCCGATCACAGGTCTCCTTCTACAGCGCCTCAGCAGCGTAATGATTCACACCCACTGTCTTCAGCGATGTTGAGCGTAGGAACCAAAGCAGCAGTGCCTGACATCGATTAGCCTGCTAGTTCTTCATTGGTCTCCATTCTGAAACAAGTGCAAAGGAGAATACTCAAGGCTCAGCAAAGCAAAaccaaaaaatgtataaaagacaCTAGTGTAAAATCTGCAAAGCAGATCTGCAAATGCTGTTTATTAACTAGAGTTTATCTGAACTATCTGTGTATGTTAACTAACCTCAGTGCtgacatctttctttctttctttctttctttctttctttctttctttctttcgacCTATTTTTAATCCAGTAGCACAGTTTAACTTGTCAGTGAAGGCGTGCGACAGTCGGGTTAGCGTTTTGTTGTTTGATATTTTTGTGCATCTCAACACGCCGTGCATATGTGCCGGTAATTGCTTTAATTATCAGTACATTATCATTAACCGGTAAATCGATTCAAAGCTCAGCCAAAGATATGTCAAGTCCTATTGCAACCTAGGGCGGCGCTCAAGAGTCGCCTGGGATGGGAAGGAAGAGTCTGGGAGCAGTTTGCAAGCAGGGCTGGCAGCAGGCGCGGTCACGCAGCTTTGTACCTGTGAGATTCCTCACTCAACCCCCAATGACGTCACCCAGCCCGCAGCCGTCCGCGTCTAAAGGAACGAGGAGACCCGGTGCTGCTCGGAGGTACAGTTGCAGGAAAACTTTTaacaggtttttctttttttttttttttttttggaggggtaaaaaaatcaaataaaagtcttTACAAGGACCGTAGCTGCCTACAAACAACGACACACGTCCTGTGAAAATTGAGGTAACTACACACGTCAGTTCATTCACATTCTTCGGTCTAGCTAATTGCAAAAAGccttattactatttttttctgGAAAATCATAAGTTGCCTCGGGTCTTGGCAAGAAATAATGGATGTTTAGTTTAGTTCTGTCAACAGGAAAAGGCGGAGATGGGAGTGGCGGGCTAGACTGAAAAGCTTTTCGGTAATTAAATTACTTTTCAATTCTGCAAAGGACGGGAGAGACGCATTTTTGTTGTTACTTGCTGGTAAGCGAAAAGTAAATTGTAGCTGCTGTCGATTTGTAGTAATTAGACCCAAGTCGCCAATCCCAAGTGGTTctgtgactttagaggaatgcCCGGCAGTCGTTTGGGAATTACAGAGTGCTGGGAATCGATTACTGGGATATGGACAGCATTCGCTCGTGACGTAAATTGGAACATATTTGTGCCGTCTGCGTTTTTACAGAGATATAATCCTGCGAATgatataatattgtattattttactgcAAAAAGTCTTCCTAGTAGTGTAACATCACgactgaagaaagagaaataatATAACTTTATAACCTTCAATTTAGAAAAAAGAAGgcaaatttaataataataataattataataataataataataataataatattattattattattattattattattattattattattattattattattattataaaaatatggtGTATAATGTATGGAATAAACCTTAATGGCTGAAAATAACCCATTGTGCCTGTatgatatttaattaaatgtaataaactattattattattattattattattattattattattattattatgatgaattaatttttttggagaaattattttactgtacaacacagatttatttttaatgaatatgGAGCCTGTGGGAGCAAAAGTGTCTGTGAAACTTTTGGAGACAAGTACGCTCTACTCTACACGTTAGACTTGGCAGCAAAATGAAAAAAGACTGTAATTCTGTAGGCCGGTTTACTCCTTCTCAGCAGGAAGGATCCGTAGGAAATTCCCAGGTGTTTTGCTCAGGCCTCATTTATGCCATGTTTCCGTCTTCACCACTATGAAACCAGTCTGTACAACTCGGTTTCATCTCACTGTAAAATCAAACTGGAGGctggctgcctgcctgcctgcgctCCAGGTCAAACATCGCCTGTGCTGTACGTGTCACATTGTAGTATATTTGCCATTTTATAAATGAATTCAGCTGTGTACAGTATTTCCCTGataatataattattgtttttgttttgttctgcagTCAAAATTTGCTTTATCCAATCGTGTAGCTTCTTCTATAAGCGCGTGTTGGAGAAAGCCTAACTGGGGAGGTCAGAGTCCCAGCTGAACTGTACCGTCAAATGGCTTTCAGTTCCACCTCGGTGGCAGATGAAAACGTACAAACATTGAGCCTGCTTGCTGTCAGATTGGTTTCTTGGTGCTGGGAGGTCTTGGGAATACAAAGGAAgtcccagccagccagccagtgtTCGAAGTTGAACCTAGATGTTAAAGGTGCCCCATAGGGTTTTATAAATAGATTTGACATATTTGTTGCTTGTTGCCTTGTAAGCCTGTGCTGAAAATATCATCTCTGTGATGTTCTCTTCTAGAAAATAAAGCCTCTGAGCTACTGTGGATCTAGCAGATCACACTCCATAACCTCCATCTGCTGCATGTTGTAGCTGTAACTATAGGCAACGCAAGGTCAGCTTTCTTCTTAAGTGAAAAAAGGTGTAAACTGTGGAAGAATGTACTGTAGGCCTATTGAATAGTCATCCGAGATTGATGTTTTTCTTAACATCCCCCTTTGTTTAGTCTCGCTGAACAAAGGGGATGGCAGGTCTCTCTTTTGCACTGTGTTGAGCACATACTAATGCCTGCTGCACCTTTTAATTTGCACACAAGGCCATTGCCCAGAGGACGCAGTACTTTGGCTTGTTAACACATTCATAGGTCAATTGGTTTATGAGCGGTACACAGTTTGGACTGTGTGTGGAAGGGCTGTCATTTAAAGCAATGTGTAGCTCATTGGCTGTCGTGTGTACGTTTATCAGCTCGGCCCCTCATGAAACTGTTGTGGTGGAACAGGACTGTAGAGGCCAAGCACAGTATAGGAACTtcaagaggtgtttttttttacattttttttattgatggcTTTACCATGTGGACATTGTATGTTCTACTTAGTGAAGCTCTCTCACTGTAACTTCTACTTGTAAAGTTTCATCAGGATTTGGACAGGCTTCTCTGCATACATGGGGGTGGGAGGGGGCATGGAAGGGTGAAATACAGCCTCTATATACTGTACTTCCACATTTTGACCCTGTCAATAACTCCGTAACAATGTTCTTAAGTTCCATCACAGTTGGATTCTCTAGATATTTAGAGATGGGGGATGGATGGGGGAGAGCTgagcaatgttgtttttttatctttaattatttattctagTCCACAGGGGACTGAATCCTTGTTCTGTTTGCTGGTAAGATAGTGTAGCTGTGGTGTTCTGTCTTTCACATTAATGAACCTAATTGGAACCCAGTTGTTCAAGCTGGTTTTCCAAGACCAGGTTCAGCCTGTGTCGTTCTTGCCCTGCTCAGCCACACCTGTGTTGATATCTTCACTAATCTTCTCCTGGCATGGGGACAGGTCCTCTTTGGAGACGAGTGTAGATGTCTGAAGCCTTATACTTCTCTTCAGTTGCTCAGCTTTGCGTGGTGACATACTGTGTGA
The window above is part of the Acipenser ruthenus chromosome 22, fAciRut3.2 maternal haplotype, whole genome shotgun sequence genome. Proteins encoded here:
- the LOC117431265 gene encoding HIG1 domain family member 2A-like codes for the protein MAAASTPAGHDQSSDPTRTGAFDLSRPPVIEGFTPPPRSKEEGFNDKFIRKTKENPFVPIGCFGTACALTYGLIAFRRGKTRQSQMMMRARIFAQGFTVFALLFGVASTALKPKQ
- the LOC117431022 gene encoding lysophosphatidic acid receptor 6-like; translated protein: MTTVIPGMSFETRSDQLMSSSLGITLRDSGNASTNSSGHEGAYECRVSFQSTLLPVVYSLLFVLSLLGNFTALTSLLKNWRCSSQATAFTLNLIIIDVLFTLSLPLQIYYYANGNNWIFGEFMCKTTSSLFFANIYGCTMFLTCICMDRYIAVMHPIKYLKLQRPVYRALVSFVIWLVIAIVVLTYAFSGRTANRFADGKISCMENFGKKSWSGWLAPIAISSSIAGFFLPFFSIVTCYSLIARRIMGMTQGKQRGQHVKKKSLRTILVVLGVLIISFLPFHVVQILHTLARIQVLPSLSLLPFTCGARTVVMGLACLNSSLDPVVYYFSAENFQLLPFCHRKDSSRSSESTSNNKL